A single genomic interval of Nonomuraea rubra harbors:
- a CDS encoding serine/threonine-protein kinase has product MSVSEGCPGWVLAGRYRLQNELGRGGMGRVWRGHDELLDRPVAVKEVTLDERPKPERESLLGRTMSEARLAARLSHPHIATVYDVVVADGRPWIVLQLVRAPTLADVLAAGGPLPPADVAGIGLQVLDALRAAHSAGIVHRDVKPANILLDSGGRHAVLTDFGLATDLERPVAVGLTQTGIVVGTPAYIAPERARGATAGPESDLWSLGVTLYTAVEGRCPFEQRSALGTISAVLTADPAPFEHAGPLAPLLTGLLAKDPADRVGIDDARRHLHRITTPPACPALHAPTTATAPPSTPPPATPLAPPLSPPSGPSLPEGRRGRGWGGYARPAAAVSVLIASVLTATSWPGGRATEPPPADKPAVSATFAPATRTAILEAQPVAIKRGAPPTRHRADRPTPTAAPDSLPPGQAKKITGKNGNAEHGHRLRSPGKGGGKGHK; this is encoded by the coding sequence ATGTCCGTTTCGGAGGGATGTCCGGGCTGGGTGCTGGCGGGCCGCTACCGGCTGCAGAACGAGCTCGGCCGGGGCGGCATGGGGAGGGTCTGGCGCGGCCACGACGAGCTGCTCGATCGTCCGGTCGCCGTCAAGGAGGTCACCCTGGACGAGCGGCCGAAGCCCGAGCGTGAGAGCCTGCTGGGCCGCACGATGAGCGAGGCCCGCCTGGCCGCCCGGCTGTCCCATCCGCACATCGCCACCGTCTACGACGTGGTGGTGGCCGACGGACGGCCCTGGATCGTGCTGCAGCTGGTACGCGCCCCGACGCTGGCCGACGTACTGGCCGCAGGCGGGCCCCTGCCACCCGCGGACGTGGCCGGGATCGGCCTCCAGGTACTGGACGCGCTGCGGGCCGCGCACTCCGCCGGAATCGTGCACCGGGACGTCAAGCCCGCCAACATCCTCCTGGACTCCGGCGGGCGGCACGCCGTCCTGACCGACTTCGGGCTGGCCACCGACCTGGAGCGGCCGGTCGCCGTGGGGCTCACCCAGACGGGCATCGTGGTCGGCACGCCCGCCTACATCGCTCCCGAACGTGCTCGCGGCGCGACGGCCGGGCCGGAGAGCGATCTGTGGTCGCTGGGCGTCACGCTGTACACGGCGGTCGAGGGCCGCTGCCCGTTCGAACAGCGCAGCGCCCTGGGCACGATCAGCGCCGTCCTCACCGCCGATCCCGCCCCCTTCGAGCACGCCGGCCCGCTGGCGCCCCTCCTCACCGGGCTGCTGGCCAAGGATCCTGCCGATCGCGTCGGTATCGACGACGCCCGCCGGCACCTGCACCGCATCACCACCCCGCCCGCCTGCCCCGCCCTGCATGCCCCGACGACCGCGACGGCCCCGCCCTCGACGCCCCCGCCCGCGACGCCCCTGGCACCACCGCTGTCCCCGCCCTCCGGCCCTTCTCTCCCGGAAGGCCGCCGCGGCCGGGGCTGGGGCGGGTACGCGCGGCCGGCCGCGGCGGTGAGCGTTCTGATCGCCAGTGTGCTGACGGCCACGTCCTGGCCGGGTGGGCGCGCCACCGAACCGCCTCCCGCCGACAAACCCGCCGTATCAGCCACATTCGCCCCCGCGACGCGCACCGCGATCCTGGAGGCGCAACCCGTGGCCATCAAGCGCGGCGCCCCGCCCACCCGGCACCGCGCCGATCGGCCCACCCCCACCGCCGCACCGGACTCCCTGCCACCCGGCCAGGCGAAGAAGATCACCGGAAAGAACGGCAACGCAGAACACGGCCACAGGCTCCGTTCACCCGGCAAGGGCGGCGGCAAGGGGCACAAATGA
- a CDS encoding FAD-dependent monooxygenase: MSEVIVVGAGPTGLLLAGDLAESGVAVTVLERRDGTVSNLSRAFGVHARTLEQLDARGLADRLVPMGAALRTVRLFERVEVDLGELPSRFPFLLITPQYNVERLLLERAVAAGVEIVYDAGVRGLAQDDGGVTVSTTAGQFRASYVAGCDGYRSAVRQALGQPFPGKAVLKSIMLADVQVARPPAGLLTVNGVGDAFAFIAPFGDGYYRVFAWDRRHVVADDAPLGLEEVREVTRRALGDDYGMSRPRWLSRFHSDERQVPHYRIGRVFLAGDAAHVHSPAGGQGMNTGLQDAANLSWKLAAALRGAPDALLDSYHDERHPIGRSVLRSSGALIRAAMIESAAGRALRGMAARGALSIPALREKITGQLSGIGYHYPAPHGAPDRTGTRAADLPLTGGARLYQALRERRFVLIGHTPLTHRHDQVLQVEPATPADTLTLVRPDGYIAWTGTDTEDLDRFLTTLVGPAGSRLV; the protein is encoded by the coding sequence ATGTCCGAGGTGATCGTGGTCGGGGCGGGGCCGACCGGGCTGCTGCTGGCCGGGGATCTGGCGGAGTCGGGGGTGGCGGTCACGGTGCTGGAGCGCCGGGACGGCACGGTGTCGAACCTGTCGCGGGCGTTCGGGGTGCACGCGCGCACGCTGGAGCAGCTGGACGCGCGGGGGCTGGCCGACCGGCTGGTGCCGATGGGCGCGGCGCTGCGCACGGTGCGGCTGTTCGAGCGGGTCGAGGTCGATCTGGGGGAGCTGCCGAGCCGGTTTCCGTTCCTGCTGATCACGCCGCAGTACAACGTGGAACGGCTGCTGCTGGAGCGGGCGGTGGCCGCCGGTGTGGAGATCGTCTACGACGCCGGGGTGCGCGGCCTGGCCCAGGACGACGGCGGGGTCACGGTGTCCACGACGGCCGGGCAGTTCCGGGCATCGTACGTGGCGGGCTGTGACGGGTACCGCAGTGCGGTGCGGCAGGCGCTGGGCCAGCCGTTCCCCGGCAAAGCGGTGCTGAAGTCGATCATGCTGGCGGATGTGCAGGTGGCCCGGCCACCGGCCGGGCTGCTGACCGTCAACGGAGTCGGCGACGCGTTCGCGTTCATCGCGCCGTTCGGCGACGGCTACTACCGCGTCTTCGCCTGGGACCGCCGCCACGTGGTCGCCGACGACGCGCCGCTCGGCCTGGAGGAGGTGCGCGAGGTGACCCGGCGGGCGCTGGGCGACGACTACGGCATGAGCCGGCCGCGCTGGCTGTCACGCTTCCACAGCGACGAGCGGCAGGTGCCGCACTACCGCATCGGCCGGGTGTTCCTGGCCGGCGACGCCGCGCACGTGCACTCCCCGGCCGGCGGGCAGGGCATGAACACCGGCCTGCAGGACGCGGCCAACCTGAGCTGGAAACTCGCCGCCGCGCTGCGCGGCGCCCCGGATGCGCTGCTGGACAGCTACCACGACGAACGGCACCCCATCGGCCGGTCGGTGCTGCGCAGCAGCGGCGCCCTCATCCGCGCCGCCATGATCGAATCGGCCGCCGGGCGGGCCCTGCGCGGCATGGCCGCCCGCGGCGCCCTGTCCATCCCGGCCCTCCGCGAGAAGATCACCGGCCAGCTCAGCGGCATCGGCTACCACTACCCCGCCCCGCACGGCGCCCCCGACCGTACCGGCACCCGCGCCGCCGACCTCCCCCTGACCGGCGGCGCCCGCCTGTACCAGGCCCTGCGCGAACGCCGCTTCGTCCTGATCGGCCACACCCCCCTCACCCACCGCCACGACCAGGTCCTCCAGGTCGAACCCGCCACCCCCGCCGACACCCTGACCCTCGTCCGCCCCGACGGGTACATCGCCTGGACCGGCACCGACACCGAAGACCTGGACCGGTTCCTCACCACGCTGGTGGGGCCCGCCGGCTCGCGCCTGGTCTAG
- a CDS encoding LacI family DNA-binding transcriptional regulator, which yields MASHAQVSVTAVSKVINNAYGVSPAMRNKVRTAIDELGYRPQAVARGMRGRTFTIGLVLPHIRNPFFADILDGLTTHLDTTDYQAFMIQGGATRPVEHRAVDALLSRQVDGLIMVAPLASKNRLEHIAQDKPLVVLARHERSPHYDSVLADDEAGAELAVAHLLQLGHRRIAHITHQDDSLARPADLLHTIRAATYQRLMREHGLAGHIAIATSYYNEQGGYDGARELLARTPRPTAIFAGADQAALGALAAAHDAGLTVPGGLSVAGYDNTHLAALPNIALTSIDQDGHEMGRAAGKLLLERIEGRRTPVRFTVTPTLIVRASTAAPPAP from the coding sequence GTGGCAAGCCACGCGCAGGTCTCCGTCACGGCGGTGTCCAAGGTGATCAACAACGCCTACGGCGTCAGCCCGGCCATGAGGAACAAGGTCAGAACGGCCATCGACGAACTCGGCTACCGCCCCCAGGCGGTGGCCCGGGGCATGCGCGGCCGCACCTTCACCATCGGCCTGGTCCTCCCGCACATCAGGAACCCGTTCTTCGCCGACATCCTGGACGGCCTGACCACCCACCTGGACACCACCGACTACCAGGCCTTCATGATCCAAGGCGGCGCCACCCGCCCCGTCGAACACCGGGCGGTCGACGCCCTGCTCTCCCGCCAGGTCGACGGCCTCATCATGGTCGCGCCCCTCGCGTCCAAGAACCGCCTGGAACACATCGCCCAGGACAAGCCGCTCGTGGTCCTCGCCCGGCACGAACGCTCCCCCCACTACGACTCCGTTCTCGCCGACGACGAGGCGGGCGCCGAACTCGCCGTCGCCCACCTCCTCCAGCTCGGCCACCGCCGCATCGCGCACATCACCCACCAGGACGACAGCCTCGCCCGCCCCGCCGACCTGCTGCACACCATCCGCGCCGCCACCTACCAGCGCCTCATGCGCGAACACGGCCTCGCCGGCCACATCGCCATCGCCACCAGCTACTACAACGAACAAGGCGGCTACGACGGCGCCCGCGAGCTCCTCGCCCGCACCCCTCGCCCCACCGCCATCTTCGCCGGCGCCGACCAGGCCGCCCTCGGTGCCCTGGCCGCCGCCCACGACGCCGGCCTGACCGTCCCCGGCGGCCTCTCCGTCGCCGGCTACGACAACACCCACCTGGCCGCCCTCCCCAACATCGCCCTGACCAGCATCGACCAGGACGGCCACGAAATGGGCCGCGCCGCCGGCAAGCTCCTGCTCGAACGGATCGAGGGCCGCCGGACCCCCGTGCGCTTCACCGTCACCCCCACCCTCATCGTCCGCGCCTCCACCGCCGCGCCGCCGGCTCCATAG
- a CDS encoding SAM-dependent methyltransferase, whose translation MEPIIVEAVGTVVGGRAEAFDDDWNTEEALIRLDGTRFGPGSVAGLDAFSHLEVLFQFHRVDPSDVHTAARRPRGNPEWPEVGIFAQRGKNRPNRLGVSRCRLLAVEGLDLRVRGLDAIDGSPVLDVKPYMAEFGPQGETVQPAWATELMRAYY comes from the coding sequence ATGGAGCCGATCATCGTCGAGGCCGTGGGAACGGTCGTCGGCGGCCGGGCCGAGGCGTTCGACGACGACTGGAACACCGAGGAGGCGCTGATCCGCCTCGACGGCACCCGCTTCGGGCCCGGCAGCGTCGCCGGGCTGGACGCGTTCTCCCACCTGGAGGTGCTGTTCCAGTTCCATCGCGTGGATCCGTCCGACGTGCACACCGCCGCCCGCCGCCCCAGGGGGAACCCGGAGTGGCCGGAGGTCGGCATCTTCGCCCAGCGCGGCAAGAACCGCCCGAACCGGCTGGGCGTCTCGCGCTGCCGGCTGCTCGCCGTGGAGGGGCTCGACCTGCGCGTACGCGGGCTGGACGCCATCGACGGCAGCCCGGTCCTGGACGTCAAGCCGTACATGGCCGAGTTCGGCCCGCAGGGCGAGACGGTCCAGCCGGCCTGGGCGACCGAGCTCATGCGTGCCTATTACTAA
- a CDS encoding sulfotransferase family protein: protein MGVVQIGFKRRARLLREALRPPRQLITSQTAGGGIADGLKARRPPKRTQIVDYAFPTVPRLVRSPVFVIASVRSGSTLLRMLLNSHSRIRAPHELHLRTIGVELSPGYSETSMEELGLDRVELEHVVWDRILHLELLRSGKDVIADKTPGNVFIWKRLHYVWPEAKFVFLLRHPEGVISSLQNRKDNTTTRDALEATALKYFKPLEEARRTLNGLTLRYEDLTADPERATHEVCAFLGVEWEPGMLDYGRHYQGQFVPNLGDRSDNIKSGQVQAARTFDGTAGLPPGLAKYATAWGYT from the coding sequence ATGGGAGTCGTACAAATTGGTTTCAAGCGAAGGGCCCGACTCCTGCGCGAGGCACTTCGCCCACCGCGGCAACTCATCACCTCGCAGACGGCCGGCGGCGGGATCGCCGACGGGCTCAAGGCCCGGCGCCCTCCGAAGCGCACGCAGATCGTCGACTACGCCTTCCCCACCGTGCCGCGCCTGGTGCGTTCGCCCGTCTTCGTGATCGCCTCCGTACGCTCCGGCTCGACGCTGCTGCGCATGCTGCTCAACAGCCATTCCCGGATCCGCGCACCGCACGAGCTGCACCTGCGCACCATCGGGGTGGAGCTCAGCCCCGGCTACTCCGAGACGTCCATGGAGGAGCTCGGGCTGGACCGGGTGGAGCTGGAGCACGTCGTGTGGGACCGCATCCTGCACCTGGAACTGCTGCGCAGCGGCAAGGACGTCATCGCCGACAAGACGCCCGGCAACGTCTTCATCTGGAAGCGGCTGCACTACGTCTGGCCGGAGGCCAAGTTCGTCTTCCTGCTGCGCCACCCCGAGGGGGTGATCTCCTCGCTGCAGAACCGCAAGGACAACACCACCACCCGGGACGCCCTGGAGGCGACCGCGCTGAAGTACTTCAAGCCCCTGGAGGAGGCCCGCCGCACCCTGAACGGCCTGACCCTCCGGTACGAGGACCTGACCGCCGACCCGGAGCGGGCCACCCACGAAGTCTGCGCGTTCCTGGGCGTGGAGTGGGAGCCGGGGATGCTCGACTACGGCAGGCACTACCAGGGCCAGTTCGTCCCGAACCTGGGTGACCGCAGCGACAACATCAAGTCCGGCCAGGTCCAGGCCGCCCGCACCTTCGACGGCACCGCCGGCCTGCCGCCCGGGCTCGCCAAGTACGCCACCGCCTGGGGCTACACCTGA
- a CDS encoding chemotaxis protein CheB, with the protein MTGSDHGPAGPLPDRGVQGGAGGGGFAVSFPVVALIASAGGVHALSRVLARLPATLPAAVLVALHQDPANPRGRLLAILARHAELPVRHAADQEALRPGQALVIPPGWHLLVTSEARIGLIEVGPLPPSRPSADLLLATLAVTCGPRALAVILTGMGHDGQAGVRAVGHCGGTVLAQDQATSKFFSMPSAAIDTHQVSQVLALDEIAAAIVAHATAAN; encoded by the coding sequence GTGACCGGTTCAGACCACGGCCCGGCCGGTCCCCTCCCGGATCGGGGTGTCCAGGGCGGTGCGGGTGGGGGCGGCTTCGCCGTGTCCTTCCCGGTGGTGGCGCTGATCGCCTCGGCCGGCGGGGTGCACGCCCTGTCCCGGGTACTGGCGCGGCTGCCCGCCACCTTGCCCGCGGCCGTGCTGGTCGCCCTGCATCAGGACCCGGCGAACCCCCGCGGGCGGCTGCTGGCCATCCTGGCACGGCACGCCGAGCTGCCCGTGCGGCACGCCGCCGACCAAGAGGCACTGCGGCCCGGCCAGGCCCTGGTCATCCCGCCGGGATGGCACCTGCTGGTCACCTCCGAGGCCCGGATCGGGCTGATCGAGGTGGGCCCGCTCCCGCCCTCCCGTCCGTCGGCCGATCTGCTGCTGGCCACCCTGGCGGTCACCTGCGGCCCGCGCGCGCTGGCCGTCATCCTGACCGGGATGGGCCATGACGGCCAGGCCGGAGTACGCGCCGTCGGCCACTGCGGCGGCACCGTGCTCGCCCAGGACCAGGCCACCTCCAAGTTCTTCTCGATGCCCTCGGCCGCCATCGACACCCACCAGGTCAGCCAGGTCCTGGCCCTGGACGAGATCGCCGCCGCCATCGTCGCCCACGCCACGGCGGCGAACTGA
- a CDS encoding helix-turn-helix transcriptional regulator gives MIGRNAEIAVLSRMIAESRGGQGNAVALYGVAGIGKSALLEEAASRAGEHALVLRATGVEAESELPYAALHLLLRPARHLIDRLPAGQRAALRGAFGEGHEGVPDRFLVGLAVLTLLADLAEERPLLCLIDDVHWLDRASLDALTFAARRLAAERITMVFAGRDGAEPAINGIPDLRISGLARSDCEQLLAGLTPEVRDRVIEEAEGNPLALLHFAGILTPEQRAGHLAPLPLQPPEPSMAGRLEQSLRATVRRLPERARLLLLVAAADGSGSLRLVLGAAQAFGAGPEDLEPAEHAALIDVSGDRLRFRHPLVKAAAYHEAPLARRTAAHRALAGVLDGEEHADRRAWHLSAATLEPDEQTSAILASAGDRAAGRGSNASAATAYERAAQLTVDRERRARWLAAAAESALGAGQLPRAAAAADRGRRLAADPLLLARLASVRAAVEAEQGDPAPAAHLLIAAAEGIVRVAPAEAASLLATAAGEAWFAGDRGALRRAAGLLESLAADVGVRLAGVVAAVRGMERVAAGDPATGLPLLRTALPLDLHAGEASVAVTDARHPAAIAVTDAGRPAADLPLLRALPQDPSTRETAATATDVHLPTGEAAVGITDAGLPVREAAIAAADVGSAAGEADGPATGAGLSASGVLAAVEGREVPVVGGVRPVVSGGGSERVAGTFAVFGALMTGDDDAACELAAARVAACRSRGLVGALPHALQLLTQAQILSGRHTEAAASGAEAWQIARDTGQEGRLRHLHGILARLAAIRGEDDECRRLAHQAEGSARERNGSGWGGCALTLLDLVRARYDTAAERMAGILDGPLGHTVIVTFAIADYVEACARLDEPDRATAAFARFDAWAEASGRPWAAAVAHRCRALLAPRQRAEAHFEAALAPAPLAGRPFEQARTRLLYGEWLRRARRRADAGTQLRAALHAFTELGAEPWAERARTELAATGVHAAEPGPPAASAALSTLTSQELQVVRLAATGATNRQIGAQLFLSPRTVGFHLYKAYPKLGISSRAELAGLDLGPP, from the coding sequence ATGATCGGGCGAAATGCGGAGATCGCCGTGCTCAGCCGGATGATCGCCGAGTCACGGGGCGGCCAGGGCAACGCCGTCGCGCTGTACGGGGTGGCGGGGATCGGCAAGTCGGCGCTGCTGGAGGAGGCCGCGAGCCGGGCGGGGGAACACGCGCTCGTCCTGCGCGCCACCGGCGTCGAGGCCGAGTCCGAGCTGCCGTACGCCGCGCTGCATCTCCTGCTGCGCCCGGCCCGCCACCTGATCGACCGGCTGCCCGCCGGGCAGCGGGCGGCGCTGCGCGGCGCGTTCGGCGAGGGGCACGAAGGCGTTCCCGACCGGTTCCTCGTCGGGCTCGCCGTGCTGACCCTCCTCGCCGACCTCGCCGAGGAGCGGCCGCTGCTGTGCCTGATCGACGACGTGCACTGGCTGGACCGGGCGTCCCTGGACGCGCTGACGTTCGCCGCCCGCCGCCTGGCGGCCGAACGCATCACCATGGTCTTCGCCGGTCGTGACGGGGCCGAGCCTGCGATCAACGGTATTCCGGACCTGCGGATCTCCGGCCTGGCCAGGAGCGACTGCGAACAGTTACTCGCCGGGCTCACCCCCGAGGTCCGGGACCGGGTGATCGAGGAGGCCGAGGGCAACCCGCTGGCGCTGCTGCACTTCGCCGGGATCCTGACGCCCGAGCAGCGGGCCGGGCACCTGGCGCCGCTCCCCCTGCAACCGCCGGAGCCGTCCATGGCGGGGCGGCTGGAGCAGTCGCTGCGCGCCACCGTCCGGCGGCTGCCCGAGCGCGCCCGGCTGCTGCTCCTGGTCGCCGCCGCCGACGGGTCCGGCAGCCTGCGGCTCGTGCTGGGGGCCGCGCAGGCGTTCGGCGCGGGGCCCGAGGACCTGGAGCCGGCCGAGCACGCCGCGCTCATCGACGTCTCCGGCGACCGGCTGCGCTTCCGGCACCCGCTCGTCAAGGCCGCCGCCTACCACGAGGCGCCGCTCGCCCGGCGTACGGCCGCCCACCGGGCGCTGGCCGGCGTCCTCGACGGCGAGGAGCACGCCGACCGGCGGGCCTGGCACCTGTCGGCGGCCACCCTCGAACCCGACGAGCAGACCTCCGCCATCCTCGCCTCGGCCGGCGACCGGGCGGCGGGGCGCGGCAGCAACGCCTCGGCCGCCACCGCGTACGAGCGGGCGGCGCAGCTCACCGTGGACCGGGAACGGCGCGCCCGATGGCTGGCCGCCGCCGCGGAGTCGGCGCTGGGCGCCGGGCAGCTCCCCCGCGCCGCGGCCGCCGCCGACCGGGGGCGCCGCCTGGCCGCCGATCCGCTGCTGCTGGCGCGGCTGGCCAGCGTGCGGGCCGCGGTCGAGGCCGAGCAGGGGGATCCGGCTCCGGCCGCGCACCTGCTCATCGCCGCCGCCGAGGGCATCGTACGGGTCGCGCCCGCCGAGGCCGCGTCGCTGCTCGCCACGGCGGCGGGCGAGGCCTGGTTCGCGGGCGACCGCGGCGCGCTCCGGCGGGCCGCCGGCCTCCTGGAGTCGCTCGCCGCCGACGTGGGGGTGCGGCTGGCGGGGGTGGTCGCGGCCGTCCGCGGCATGGAACGCGTCGCCGCCGGCGACCCCGCCACCGGCCTCCCCCTCCTCCGCACCGCCCTCCCCCTGGACCTGCACGCCGGCGAAGCCTCCGTCGCCGTCACAGACGCGCGCCACCCGGCCGCCATCGCCGTCACAGACGCGGGCCGCCCAGCCGCCGACCTGCCTCTCCTGCGCGCCCTCCCCCAAGACCCGTCCACCCGCGAGACCGCCGCCACCGCGACAGACGTGCACCTGCCCACCGGCGAGGCCGCCGTCGGCATCACCGACGCGGGCCTGCCCGTCCGCGAGGCCGCCATCGCGGCGGCGGACGTGGGCTCGGCCGCCGGCGAAGCCGACGGCCCAGCAACGGGCGCGGGCCTGTCCGCGAGTGGCGTGCTCGCGGCGGTGGAAGGTCGGGAGGTTCCGGTGGTGGGGGGTGTGCGGCCGGTGGTGAGCGGGGGTGGGAGCGAGCGGGTCGCGGGGACCTTTGCGGTGTTCGGCGCGCTCATGACCGGCGACGACGACGCCGCCTGCGAGCTGGCCGCCGCCCGGGTGGCCGCGTGCCGCAGCCGCGGTCTCGTCGGCGCGTTGCCGCACGCCCTGCAGTTGCTCACCCAGGCACAGATCCTGAGCGGCCGGCACACGGAGGCGGCCGCGTCGGGCGCGGAGGCCTGGCAGATCGCCCGCGACACCGGCCAGGAGGGACGGCTGCGCCACCTGCACGGCATCCTCGCCCGCCTGGCCGCCATCCGCGGCGAGGACGACGAGTGCCGTCGCCTGGCCCACCAGGCCGAGGGCTCCGCCCGCGAGCGCAACGGATCCGGCTGGGGCGGATGCGCGCTGACCCTCCTCGACCTGGTACGAGCCCGTTACGACACCGCGGCCGAACGCATGGCGGGCATCCTCGACGGCCCCCTCGGCCACACGGTGATCGTCACCTTCGCCATCGCCGACTACGTCGAGGCCTGTGCCCGCCTCGACGAGCCTGACCGGGCCACCGCCGCGTTCGCCAGGTTCGACGCGTGGGCCGAGGCCAGCGGCCGGCCCTGGGCGGCGGCGGTCGCCCACCGCTGCCGCGCGCTGCTCGCGCCGCGCCAGCGGGCCGAGGCGCACTTCGAGGCCGCCCTCGCGCCGGCTCCCCTGGCCGGGCGCCCCTTCGAGCAGGCGCGCACCCGCCTCCTCTACGGCGAATGGCTGCGGCGCGCCCGCCGCCGCGCCGACGCGGGGACGCAGCTGCGCGCCGCGTTGCACGCCTTCACCGAGCTGGGCGCCGAGCCCTGGGCGGAGCGGGCCCGTACCGAACTGGCCGCGACCGGTGTCCACGCGGCCGAGCCGGGCCCGCCCGCCGCGAGCGCGGCGCTCAGCACGCTGACCTCCCAGGAGCTCCAGGTGGTCCGGCTGGCCGCCACGGGCGCCACGAACCGGCAGATCGGCGCCCAGCTCTTCCTCAGCCCGAGGACCGTGGGTTTCCACCTGTACAAGGCCTATCCCAAGCTGGGCATCTCCTCACGGGCCGAGCTGGCGGGCCTCGATCTGGGCCCGCCATGA
- a CDS encoding extracellular catalytic domain type 1 short-chain-length polyhydroxyalkanoate depolymerase, whose translation MATTLLSRTLALLLLALLPWTPARAASLSQVASFGTNPGNLTMYAYRPDGLASGRPLVVLLHGCTQNAAGYFASSGWRKYADQWGFALVLAQTGSANNSASCFNWFQTGDTTRGQGEAASIRNMVAHAVAAFGSDPARVHVSGLSAGGAMAAVMLATYPDVFAAGSIGAGLAYRCATSLTQASSCQYGPTSRTPRQWGDLVRGAHPGHAGPYPRVAIWQGQSDYTVVPANGDQLRDQWTDVRGVSQTPTATRSLTGGTTLTVYGDDDVRLYEIAGMGHGLPVDPGSAADQCGATAAYFLDTICSAYHDARFFGLDGGAPPTPTPTPTPTVTPTVPGTCVRASNYAHTTAGRAHQSNGYTYANGSNDPMGLWNTFITHGLRQTGPDHWVLADGEC comes from the coding sequence ATGGCCACCACTCTCCTCAGCCGCACCCTCGCCCTCCTGCTGCTCGCCCTCCTGCCGTGGACGCCGGCGCGGGCGGCCTCGCTGTCCCAGGTCGCCTCGTTCGGGACGAACCCCGGCAACCTCACCATGTACGCCTACCGCCCCGACGGGCTGGCGAGCGGCCGGCCGCTGGTCGTCCTGCTGCACGGCTGCACCCAGAACGCCGCCGGCTACTTCGCCTCCTCCGGCTGGCGCAAGTACGCCGACCAGTGGGGCTTCGCCCTGGTGCTGGCGCAGACCGGCAGCGCGAACAACTCCGCCAGCTGCTTCAACTGGTTCCAGACCGGCGACACCACGCGGGGCCAGGGCGAGGCGGCCTCGATCCGCAACATGGTCGCCCACGCCGTGGCCGCCTTCGGCTCCGACCCCGCGCGCGTCCACGTCAGCGGGCTCTCGGCGGGCGGGGCCATGGCGGCGGTCATGCTGGCCACGTATCCGGACGTGTTCGCGGCCGGGTCGATCGGCGCGGGCCTGGCCTACCGGTGCGCCACCAGCCTGACCCAGGCGTCGAGCTGCCAGTACGGCCCCACCAGCCGGACCCCGCGGCAGTGGGGCGACCTGGTACGCGGCGCCCACCCCGGCCACGCGGGCCCGTACCCGCGGGTGGCGATCTGGCAGGGCCAGTCCGACTACACCGTCGTTCCCGCGAACGGCGACCAGCTGCGCGACCAGTGGACCGACGTGCGCGGCGTGTCCCAGACCCCGACGGCCACCCGCTCCCTCACCGGCGGCACCACCCTGACGGTGTACGGCGACGACGACGTGCGGCTGTACGAGATCGCCGGCATGGGCCACGGCCTGCCGGTGGACCCGGGCAGCGCGGCCGACCAGTGCGGCGCCACGGCCGCCTACTTCCTAGACACGATCTGCTCGGCCTACCACGACGCCCGCTTCTTCGGCCTGGACGGCGGCGCCCCGCCCACCCCCACGCCAACCCCGACCCCCACGGTGACTCCCACCGTGCCGGGCACCTGCGTGCGCGCCAGCAACTACGCCCACACCACCGCCGGACGTGCCCACCAGTCCAACGGCTACACCTACGCCAACGGCTCGAACGACCCGATGGGGCTGTGGAACACGTTCATCACCCACGGCCTGCGGCAGACCGGCCCGGACCACTGGGTGCTCGCCGACGGCGAGTGCTGA